The following are from one region of the Mycolicibacterium helvum genome:
- the purF gene encoding amidophosphoribosyltransferase, giving the protein MPVNSVTSPNPRQGAANIVTEEVENPPAEECGVFGVWAPGEDVAKLTYYGLYALQHRGQEAAGIAVGDGSQVLVFKDLGLVSQVFDEQTLAAMEGHVAIGHCRYSTTGSTTWENAQPVFRNTAAGTGVALGHNGNLVNTTDLAARARDAGLINPNMPGAATTDSDILGALLAHGAADSSIEQAALALLPTVRGAFCLTFMDETTLYAARDPYGVRPLSLGRLDRGWVVASETAALDIVGASFVRDIEPGELLAIDADGVRSTRFANPTPKGCIFEYVYLARPDSTLVGRSVHATRVDIGRRLAREKPVEADLVIGVPESGTPAAVGYAQESGIPFGQGLMKNAYVGRTFIQPSQTIRQLGIRLKLNPLKEVIRGKRLIVVDDSIVRGNTQRALIRMLREAGAVEVHVRIASPPVKWPCFYGIDFATPAELIANAVDDEGEMLEAVRHAIGADSLVYISQQGMIAATEQPPTRLCCACFDGNYPIELPGETALGKNVVEHMLATAARTGLPIQPVQADNANVSALSRP; this is encoded by the coding sequence ATGCCCGTAAACTCAGTTACGTCACCGAACCCCCGCCAGGGAGCAGCCAATATCGTGACCGAAGAAGTCGAAAACCCACCTGCGGAAGAATGCGGCGTCTTCGGAGTCTGGGCTCCGGGCGAAGATGTTGCGAAACTCACTTATTACGGCCTCTATGCCCTGCAACACAGGGGCCAGGAGGCAGCCGGTATCGCCGTCGGCGACGGATCGCAGGTACTGGTGTTCAAGGATCTGGGCCTGGTCAGCCAGGTGTTCGACGAGCAGACGCTGGCTGCGATGGAAGGCCACGTCGCCATCGGGCACTGCCGCTACTCGACGACAGGCTCGACGACCTGGGAGAACGCCCAGCCAGTGTTCCGCAACACCGCGGCGGGCACCGGAGTCGCGTTGGGTCACAACGGAAATCTGGTCAACACCACCGACCTGGCTGCGCGGGCCCGGGACGCCGGGCTGATCAACCCGAACATGCCGGGTGCGGCGACCACCGACTCCGACATCCTCGGCGCCCTGCTAGCTCACGGCGCGGCGGACTCCAGCATCGAGCAGGCCGCCCTTGCGCTGCTGCCCACTGTGCGTGGCGCGTTCTGCCTGACCTTCATGGACGAGACCACGCTGTACGCCGCCCGCGACCCGTACGGGGTGCGACCGTTGTCACTGGGCCGGCTGGACCGCGGCTGGGTCGTGGCTTCCGAGACCGCCGCGCTCGACATCGTCGGCGCGTCCTTCGTCCGCGATATCGAGCCTGGTGAGCTGCTGGCGATCGATGCCGACGGCGTTCGTTCTACCCGGTTCGCCAATCCGACCCCCAAGGGCTGCATCTTCGAGTACGTCTACCTGGCCCGGCCCGACAGCACGCTGGTCGGTCGCTCCGTGCACGCCACCCGGGTGGACATCGGCCGCCGGCTGGCCCGGGAGAAGCCGGTCGAAGCCGACCTGGTGATCGGCGTGCCGGAATCCGGCACCCCCGCCGCGGTGGGCTACGCCCAAGAATCCGGTATCCCGTTCGGTCAGGGCCTGATGAAGAACGCCTACGTCGGGCGCACGTTCATCCAGCCGTCCCAAACGATTCGGCAACTGGGTATTCGCCTCAAGCTCAACCCGCTCAAAGAGGTGATCCGAGGCAAGCGACTCATCGTCGTCGACGACTCGATCGTGCGCGGCAACACCCAGCGCGCCCTGATCCGGATGCTGCGTGAAGCCGGCGCCGTCGAGGTGCACGTGCGCATCGCCTCACCGCCGGTGAAATGGCCCTGCTTCTACGGCATCGACTTCGCCACCCCCGCCGAACTCATCGCCAACGCGGTGGACGACGAGGGCGAGATGCTCGAAGCGGTGCGCCACGCGATCGGTGCCGACTCACTGGTCTACATCTCGCAGCAGGGCATGATCGCGGCGACCGAACAGCCGCCGACCCGGTTGTGCTGCGCCTGCTTCGACGGCAACTACCCGATCGAACTGCCGGGTGAGACCGCGCTCGGCAAGAACGTCGTTGAGCACATGCTGGCCACCGCCGCCCGCACCGGCCTCCCCATTCAGCCGGTGCAAGCCGACAACGCCAACGTCTCGGCCCTCAGCCGGCCCTAA
- a CDS encoding cupin domain-containing protein, whose product MKPLRVSLAASVALGMVLMASGSAAATPGEGVEGVVMSQATRGGKDYISREITIAPGGTTGWHYHPGQVFSVIREGTLTHYDGDCSVDGVYNAGDAITERSGTGYVHEGRNEGSTPLVMWVLYIDPAGSPLAVDMPNPGCPFQ is encoded by the coding sequence ATGAAACCGTTGAGAGTGTCGCTGGCCGCGTCCGTCGCACTGGGCATGGTGCTGATGGCGTCCGGTTCGGCCGCGGCCACGCCCGGCGAAGGCGTCGAGGGCGTTGTCATGTCACAGGCCACGCGGGGCGGCAAGGACTACATCAGCCGGGAGATCACCATCGCGCCGGGCGGAACCACCGGGTGGCATTACCACCCCGGGCAGGTCTTCAGTGTGATCAGGGAAGGCACGCTGACGCACTACGACGGCGACTGCTCGGTGGACGGCGTCTACAACGCCGGCGACGCCATCACCGAACGCAGTGGCACCGGTTACGTGCACGAGGGGCGCAACGAAGGTTCCACCCCGTTGGTGATGTGGGTGCTCTACATCGATCCGGCCGGCAGCCCGCTGGCCGTGGACATGCCCAATCCGGGTTGCCCTTTCCAATAA
- a CDS encoding DUF2461 domain-containing protein: MAFRGWPIEAVEFYEGLEADNSKVYWTEHRGVYDRKVKAPMEELLSELAEEFGAGKLFRPYRDVRFSADKVPYKTNCAAMVGSGYVSFSADGLSVGSGLYMPDPAALARYRDAVDDAKSGAELAEIVAALHRGGYDTMAHEVLKTAPRGYPKDHPRIELLRHKGIAMMKTWPVGAWLGTAKAKDRVVTALRAGAPLREWLTRNVG; encoded by the coding sequence ATGGCGTTTCGAGGCTGGCCGATCGAGGCCGTCGAGTTCTACGAGGGCCTGGAGGCCGACAACTCCAAGGTCTACTGGACCGAGCACAGAGGTGTCTACGACCGCAAGGTGAAGGCGCCGATGGAGGAGTTGCTTTCCGAACTGGCCGAGGAGTTCGGGGCAGGCAAGCTGTTCCGTCCTTACCGCGACGTGCGGTTCAGCGCCGATAAGGTGCCGTACAAAACGAACTGCGCGGCGATGGTCGGCTCCGGATACGTGTCGTTCTCGGCCGACGGACTCTCGGTGGGGAGCGGCCTATACATGCCTGATCCAGCCGCGCTGGCCCGCTACCGGGACGCCGTCGACGACGCGAAGTCCGGGGCCGAGCTCGCCGAAATCGTGGCGGCACTGCACCGGGGCGGCTACGACACCATGGCCCACGAGGTCCTCAAGACGGCGCCAAGGGGATATCCGAAGGATCATCCGCGCATCGAGCTGCTCCGGCACAAGGGCATCGCGATGATGAAGACCTGGCCCGTGGGCGCTTGGCTGGGCACGGCGAAGGCCAAGGACCGGGTGGTCACCGCCCTGCGGGCCGGGGCGCCGCTGCGCGAGTGGCTGACCCGCAACGTCGGCTGA
- the purM gene encoding phosphoribosylformylglycinamidine cyclo-ligase: MTEREEDNHISYASAGVDIEAGDRAVELFKPLAKRATRPEVRGGLGGFAGLFALRGGYREPLLAASTDGVGTKLAVAQAMDKHDTVGLDLVAMVVDDLVVCGAEPLFLQDYIAVGRTVPERVAAIVAGIAEGCVAAGCALLGGETAEHPGLMEPDHYDISATGIGVVEADDVLGPERVRPGDVIIAMGSSGLHSNGYSLARKVLLEIDRMNLAGHVEEFGRTLGEELLEPTRIYAKDCLALAAETQVRTFCHVTGGGLAGNLERVVPHGLVAELDRGTWTPAPVFAMIQQRGRIDRVEMEKTFNMGVGMVAVVAPEDTDRALAILTARHLNCWTLGTVTKGKDGPRAKLVGQHPRF, from the coding sequence ATGACGGAACGCGAGGAAGACAACCACATTTCCTACGCATCGGCCGGGGTGGACATCGAGGCCGGTGACCGCGCGGTCGAGCTGTTCAAGCCGCTGGCGAAGCGGGCCACCAGGCCCGAGGTGCGAGGCGGGCTTGGCGGTTTTGCCGGGCTGTTCGCGCTGCGTGGCGGCTATCGAGAGCCGCTGCTGGCGGCGTCGACCGACGGTGTCGGGACCAAGCTGGCCGTGGCGCAGGCGATGGACAAGCACGACACCGTCGGCCTGGACCTGGTCGCGATGGTCGTCGACGACCTCGTGGTGTGCGGCGCCGAACCCTTGTTCCTGCAGGACTACATCGCGGTCGGTCGCACCGTTCCGGAGCGGGTCGCCGCGATCGTGGCCGGCATCGCCGAGGGCTGCGTGGCGGCCGGTTGTGCGTTGCTGGGTGGGGAGACCGCAGAACACCCGGGGCTGATGGAACCCGATCACTACGACATCTCCGCGACCGGCATCGGTGTCGTCGAGGCCGATGACGTGCTGGGGCCCGAGCGGGTACGCCCTGGTGACGTGATCATCGCAATGGGCTCCTCAGGCCTGCATTCCAACGGTTATTCGCTGGCCCGCAAGGTCCTGCTCGAAATCGACCGGATGAACCTGGCCGGGCATGTCGAGGAGTTCGGCCGCACCCTCGGTGAGGAATTACTCGAACCCACCCGCATCTACGCCAAGGACTGCCTGGCGTTGGCCGCCGAAACGCAGGTCCGCACCTTCTGCCACGTCACGGGCGGCGGGCTTGCAGGCAATCTGGAACGCGTCGTCCCGCACGGCCTGGTCGCCGAACTCGACCGTGGAACCTGGACACCCGCGCCAGTATTCGCCATGATCCAGCAGCGCGGCCGGATCGACCGCGTCGAGATGGAAAAGACGTTCAACATGGGTGTCGGCATGGTCGCCGTTGTCGCGCCGGAGGACACCGACCGCGCACTGGCGATTCTGACTGCACGCCACCTGAACTGCTGGACGTTGGGCACTGTCACCAAAGGGAAGGACGGCCCACGAGCCAAGCTCGTGGGACAGCACCCACGCTTTTAA
- a CDS encoding DUF3073 domain-containing protein translates to MGRGRAKAKQTKVARELKYSSPQIDVDRLRKELAGSGGSEPEKSENGFGDDSWADEDEWRP, encoded by the coding sequence ATGGGCCGCGGCCGGGCAAAGGCAAAGCAGACCAAGGTTGCTCGAGAGCTGAAATACAGCTCTCCGCAGATCGATGTCGATCGGCTCCGTAAGGAGCTGGCCGGTTCGGGCGGGAGCGAACCCGAGAAGTCCGAGAACGGGTTCGGCGACGACTCGTGGGCAGACGAGGACGAGTGGCGGCCTTGA
- the ygfZ gene encoding CAF17-like 4Fe-4S cluster assembly/insertion protein YgfZ, whose protein sequence is MSAVPAPASSPDAGTVWHYGDPFGEQRSAAHDAVVVDRSNRAVLTLTGADRRSWLHSISTQHVSELPDGTSTENLSLDGQGRVEDHWVQTELDGVTYLDTEASRGEPLLTYLRKMVFWSDVVPEPADLAVLSLLGPRLAEPAVLAALGVDELPAESRAVPIGIDPSVASLLPAGAGYLRRVPTEAGQIELDLLVPRASAADWLARLEAAGVRRAGVWAYEAQRVAAQRPRLGVDTDDRTIPHEAGWIGAPGQGAVHLDKGCYRGQETVARVHNLGKPPRMLVLVHLDGSGERPVTGDPLLAGGRVVGRLGTVVDHVDLGPIALALVKRGIPADTALTTGGEHQVAAEIDPDSLPPTDSVGAGRLAIERLRRGAV, encoded by the coding sequence GTGTCAGCCGTTCCCGCCCCCGCCAGCTCCCCCGACGCCGGCACGGTCTGGCATTACGGCGATCCGTTCGGCGAGCAACGCTCTGCCGCCCACGACGCCGTCGTGGTGGATCGGTCCAACCGTGCCGTGCTCACGCTGACCGGAGCCGACCGGCGCAGCTGGCTGCATTCGATTTCGACGCAACACGTCAGCGAGCTGCCCGACGGCACGTCCACTGAGAACCTCAGCCTCGACGGGCAGGGGCGCGTCGAGGACCACTGGGTGCAGACCGAGCTGGACGGGGTCACCTATCTCGATACCGAAGCGTCGCGCGGCGAACCGCTGCTGACCTACCTACGCAAGATGGTGTTCTGGTCCGACGTCGTCCCCGAACCCGCCGACCTTGCCGTGTTGTCACTGCTCGGTCCGCGCCTCGCCGAGCCCGCCGTACTCGCCGCCCTTGGCGTCGACGAACTGCCAGCCGAGTCCAGGGCGGTACCGATCGGGATTGATCCCTCGGTCGCTTCGCTCCTGCCCGCCGGGGCTGGTTACCTGCGCCGGGTGCCCACCGAAGCCGGCCAGATCGAACTCGACCTGCTGGTGCCGCGCGCCAGCGCGGCCGACTGGCTGGCCCGGCTGGAGGCTGCCGGCGTACGTCGCGCCGGCGTGTGGGCCTACGAGGCGCAGCGGGTCGCCGCGCAGCGACCCCGGCTCGGGGTGGACACCGATGACCGGACCATCCCGCACGAGGCCGGCTGGATCGGTGCACCCGGGCAAGGAGCCGTGCACCTCGACAAGGGCTGCTATCGCGGCCAGGAAACGGTTGCCCGGGTCCATAACTTGGGGAAGCCGCCTCGGATGCTGGTCCTGGTCCACCTCGACGGGTCAGGGGAGCGTCCCGTCACCGGTGACCCGCTGCTCGCCGGTGGGCGTGTCGTCGGGCGGCTCGGCACCGTCGTCGATCACGTCGATCTCGGCCCGATCGCCTTGGCTCTGGTGAAGCGGGGAATTCCGGCCGATACCGCGCTGACCACGGGTGGCGAGCATCAAGTGGCGGCTGAAATCGATCCGGACTCGCTCCCGCCGACCGACTCGGTGGGAGCCGGCCGGCTGGCCATCGAGCGGTTGCGGCGCGGCGCAGTGTGA
- a CDS encoding aminodeoxychorismate lyase, which translates to MVVTLDGEVHDPGQPLLFADDLAAVRGDGVFETLLIRDGRACLVEAHLYRLVQSAKMMGLPEPDLPAWRRAIGIAVGQWTAAATGEGALRLVYSRGRESGTTPTAYLTVNPVPERVAATRRDGIAVVLLDRGLPATGVDSMPWLVAGAKTLSYAVNMAALRYGAEKGAGDVIFVSSDGYLLEGPRSTVVVAADDGSGGTCFLTPPPWYPILRGTTQQALFQVARDKGYDCDYRALRASDLTAAQGVWLVSSMTLAARVHTLDGQPLPPTRLAADVAALVDAAIVCDR; encoded by the coding sequence GTGGTCGTCACACTCGACGGCGAGGTGCATGATCCGGGCCAGCCGCTGCTGTTCGCCGACGACCTGGCCGCCGTGCGTGGCGACGGCGTGTTCGAGACGCTGCTGATCCGCGACGGCCGTGCCTGTCTGGTGGAAGCCCACCTGTACCGGTTGGTCCAGTCAGCCAAGATGATGGGCCTGCCCGAGCCGGACCTGCCGGCCTGGCGGCGCGCCATCGGCATCGCGGTCGGGCAATGGACGGCAGCCGCCACTGGCGAGGGCGCCCTGCGACTGGTCTACAGCCGCGGCCGGGAGAGCGGCACCACCCCGACGGCTTACCTGACAGTCAACCCCGTGCCGGAGCGGGTCGCCGCCACCCGCCGCGACGGAATCGCCGTGGTGCTGCTCGATCGTGGACTGCCCGCCACCGGGGTGGACTCCATGCCCTGGCTGGTGGCCGGCGCTAAGACGTTGTCATATGCGGTCAACATGGCCGCACTGCGCTATGGCGCCGAAAAGGGCGCCGGGGACGTCATTTTCGTCAGTTCCGATGGGTATCTGCTTGAGGGCCCGCGCTCGACGGTGGTGGTCGCCGCCGATGACGGCTCGGGCGGGACATGCTTTCTCACCCCGCCGCCGTGGTATCCGATTCTGCGCGGAACCACCCAGCAAGCCCTGTTCCAGGTTGCCCGCGACAAGGGCTATGACTGTGACTATCGCGCGCTGAGGGCGTCGGATTTGACTGCTGCCCAGGGGGTTTGGCTGGTGTCCAGCATGACGCTGGCGGCCCGGGTGCACACTCTCGATGGTCAACCACTGCCACCTACCCGGCTGGCCGCCGACGTCGCCGCGCTGGTGGACGCGGCGATCGTTTGCGATCGCTGA
- a CDS encoding FABP family protein produces MSSEDASGSGDRAVAAAVERARETAGRNIPVFDDLPLPADTANLRLGANLHDALLALLPLVGVWRGEGEGRGPAGDYRFGQQIIVSHDGGDYLNWDARSWRLDEGGEYHSPGLRETGFWRFVDDPADPGESQAIELLLAHSAGYVELFYGQPLTQSSWELVTDALARSKSGVLVGGAKRLYGIVEGGDLAYVEERVDADGGLVPHLSARLTRHVG; encoded by the coding sequence GTGAGTTCCGAGGACGCCTCCGGTAGCGGTGATCGCGCGGTAGCCGCGGCAGTCGAACGTGCCAGGGAGACGGCCGGCCGAAACATACCGGTCTTCGATGACCTGCCGCTGCCCGCCGACACCGCCAATCTGCGTCTGGGCGCCAACCTGCACGACGCATTGCTGGCCTTACTACCGCTGGTCGGAGTGTGGCGCGGCGAGGGCGAAGGCCGGGGGCCGGCGGGCGACTACCGCTTCGGGCAACAGATCATCGTTTCGCACGACGGCGGCGACTATCTGAACTGGGACGCCCGGTCCTGGCGCCTCGATGAAGGCGGCGAGTACCACTCACCTGGCCTACGGGAGACCGGCTTCTGGCGGTTCGTCGATGACCCGGCCGACCCGGGCGAGTCGCAGGCCATCGAGCTGTTGCTGGCCCATTCGGCCGGCTACGTGGAGTTGTTCTACGGCCAGCCGCTCACCCAGTCGTCGTGGGAGCTGGTGACCGATGCCCTGGCGCGCAGCAAGTCCGGTGTGCTGGTGGGTGGCGCCAAACGGCTCTACGGGATCGTCGAGGGCGGTGATCTCGCCTACGTCGAGGAGCGCGTCGATGCCGACGGCGGCCTGGTTCCGCATCTGTCCGCACGGCTGACGCGACACGTCGGCTGA
- a CDS encoding DUF1416 domain-containing protein, whose translation MCSAPKQGQTLPAGVDLEKETVITGRVVDDSGQTVAGAFVRLLDSSDEFTAEVVASATGDFRFFAAPGTWTVRALSKVGNGDATVAPSGAGIHEVDIKVA comes from the coding sequence ATGTGCTCTGCACCTAAACAAGGACAGACCCTGCCTGCCGGTGTCGACCTGGAGAAGGAGACCGTGATCACGGGGCGCGTCGTCGACGACTCCGGTCAGACGGTGGCGGGCGCGTTCGTGCGCCTGCTGGACTCCAGCGACGAGTTCACCGCTGAGGTGGTTGCCTCGGCAACCGGCGATTTCCGGTTCTTCGCCGCGCCGGGTACCTGGACGGTCCGTGCGCTGTCCAAGGTGGGCAACGGCGACGCCACCGTGGCACCGTCGGGAGCCGGCATCCACGAGGTTGATATCAAGGTTGCGTAG